A region from the Spartobacteria bacterium genome encodes:
- a CDS encoding acetyltransferase translates to MNEIYILGAGGHGKVVASVLHSAGIPVSGFYDDAPALLQKTVAGLPVLGTLRDFMRLDAPRALIGMGDRQLRTRLSAICIQTRWITAIHAASWVDPTVELGAGSVICAGSIIQPDTIIGNHCIVNTGATVDHDCKLSNFVHICPGVHLGGNVTIGDGSWIGIGAQIIQGVTVGKNVIIGAGSTVLHDVPDNIMAVGSPSRIVRYIC, encoded by the coding sequence GTGAACGAAATATACATCCTGGGCGCAGGCGGACACGGAAAAGTAGTGGCAAGCGTACTGCACTCCGCCGGTATCCCTGTGTCCGGATTTTATGATGATGCGCCGGCATTGCTCCAAAAAACCGTGGCTGGCCTCCCCGTCCTCGGGACATTGCGGGATTTTATGAGGCTCGATGCGCCTCGGGCGCTCATCGGCATGGGAGATAGACAGCTCAGAACGCGGCTCTCCGCTATATGCATTCAGACTCGTTGGATCACAGCCATACATGCTGCATCGTGGGTCGATCCGACTGTCGAACTCGGTGCGGGTTCAGTCATCTGCGCCGGAAGCATAATTCAACCAGACACCATAATTGGCAACCATTGCATCGTTAATACGGGAGCAACAGTGGATCATGACTGCAAACTCAGTAACTTTGTCCATATCTGTCCAGGGGTACATCTTGGAGGCAATGTTACTATCGGCGATGGTTCTTGGATCGGGATCGGAGCTCAGATCATCCAGGGCGTGACCGTAGGCAAAAATGTCATAATTGGAGCCGGGTCCACCGTTTTACACGATGTACCAGACAACATTATGGCCGTAGGCTCGCCATCCCGCATCGTGAGGTATATATGCTGA